The DNA window GCCGATCCCGTCGCCGCCCGCCCCGCAGTCCCGATCCGCCGCGCGTCCCTGGCGCGCCGGGTTCGCCGCCGTGCTGGTCTGGGGCGCCTGCCTCGCCGGCCCGGCCCGGGCCGCCCCGGCCGGCGATGCCGGCGAGCGCGCCTACCGCGCGGTCGATCCCTTCATCGGTACCGGCGGCGAGGGCCACACCTATCCCGGCGCCACGGTTCCGTTCGGCATGATCCAGCTCAGCCCGGACACCGAAATCAAGCCCCGCAAGGAAGCCTACGGCTGGGCCGCCGGCTACCGCTACGGCGACCCAACCATCGTCGGCTTCTCCCACACCCATTTCTCGGGCACCGGTCACTCCGACCTCGGCGATGTGCTGCTGATGCCGATCGCCGGCGAGGTCAAGCTCGAACGCGGCCAGGCCCAGGCCCCGCGCAGCGGCTACCGCTCGGCCTTCCGCCACGACGACGAGCGCGCCGAGCCCGGCTACTACGCGGTCACCCTCGACGACTACAAGATCCGCGCCGAACTCACCGCCGGCGACCGCGTCGGCGTGCACCGCTACCGCTATCCGGCGGGGCAGGACGCCCACCTGCTGATCGACCTGCGCACCAGCCTGTACGACTACCCCGGCAAAGTGCTGTGGTCGCGGCTGCGCCTGCGCGCCGACGGCACCGTCACCGGCTTCCGCGAAACCCGCGGCTGGGCGCTGGGCCGGCAGCTGTATTTCGCCATGCGCTTCTCGCGCCCGCTCAGCGGCCACGCCTTCCACGACACCGAAGCCGACATCGTCTACAAGGGCTTCCCGCCGCCGGGCGAAAAAGACCCGCGCCGCCGCGCCCAGATCGAAGGCCGGCAGCTGGTCGCCAGCCTGGATTTCGCCGACGCCGCCGGGCAAGAACTGATCGTCAAAGTCGCGATCTCGCCGGTCAGCGAAGACAGCGCCATCGCCAACCTCGACGCCGAAATGCCCGGCTTCGATTTCGACCGCGTGCGCGCGCAGGCGCGCCAGCGCTGGAGCGAGGCCTTGTCGGCGGTCGAACTCGATGCGCCCGAACCGCAGCGCAAGAGCTTCTACACCGCGCTCTACCACAGCCTGCTCGGCCCGACGCTGTTCATGGACAGCGACGGCCGCTACCGCGGACCGGACAACGCCGTGCACCAAGCCCGGGGATGGACGAACTATTCGACGTTTTCCCTGTGGGACACCTATCGCGCGCTGCACCCGCTGCTGACCCTGGTCCAGCCCGAGCGCCGCAACGCCGACTTCGTCAACTCGTTGCTCGCCGCGCATCGCCACAGCCCTTACGGCGTGCTGCCGGTGTGGGCCTTCCACGGTCAGGAGACCTGGTGCATGGTCGGCTACCACGCCGTGCCGGTCATCGCCGATGCCTACATGAAGGGCATCCGCGGCTTCGATGCCGGGCAAGCGCTGCAGGCGATGGTGGCCAGCGCCGACTACGGCCCCTACGACGGCATCGCCCAGTATCAGCAGCTCGGCTACGTGCCGATCGACGAAGAAGGCGAAGCCGCGTCCAAGACCTTGGAGTACGCCTACGACGACTGGACCATCGCGCGCATGGCCGCTGCGATGGGGCGCGAAGACGTCGCCGCGCGCTTCGAGCAACGGGCCGGCAACTGGAAGCATGCTTTCGACGCGTCGACCGGCTTCATGCGCGCGCGCAAGCGCGACGGTGCCTTCCGCGAGCCCTTCGACCCCAGCGCCAGCGGCTACGGCACCGACTACACCGAAGGCAACGCCTGGCAATACTCGTGGTACGTGCCGCAGGACGTCGCCGGCCTCGCCGCCGCGCACGGCGGCGAGCAAAAGCTGATCGAACGCCTCGACCAAGTCTTCGACGCCAAGGTCGACCCGAAGATCTTCGCCCACATGGAAGACATCACCGGCCTGATCGGCTGGTACGCCCACGGCAACGAACCCAGTCACCACGTCGCCTACCTGTACGCCTATGCCGGCCAACCCTGGCGCAGCCAGGAGCGTTTACGCCAGATCATGGCCAGCCAATACGCCCCGCGCCCCGACGGCCTGGCCGGCAACGACGACCTCGGCCAGATGTCGGCCTGGTACGTATTCACCGCGCTGGGCTTCTATCCGGTCGCCCCGGGCAGCAACGAATACGTCATCGGCCGCCCCTTCTTGCCCAAGGCCACGCTCAACCTGCCCAACGGCAAGCGCTTCGCCATCGTCGCCGAAGGCCTGAGCGAAGCCCGCCCCTACATCGCCGGCGCGACCCTCAACGGCAAGCCGCTGGACCGCGCCTACCTGCGCCACGACGAAATCCTCGCCGGCGGCGAACTGCGCTTCGTCATGCAGGCCGAACCGAACAAACAATGGGCGACCGACCCGGCGCAGCGGCCGTATTCGATGAGCGCGAAGCGCTGAGCGGGCCGTCGCCGGGGAAACGTCGACGCAGACGGTGGCGCGCACGCTTGCCTGCGAGCCGCGTCACCCCGCGCTCGGCCGCGCTACCGCCGGAGCGCCGCTGCCCGGAACCTGTCGACGGCACACTTATCGCCGCGCGATCGCGGCCAGACGCATCGCGCGCATCCACCGCGAAGCCCCGGATGCCGCCCGCCGCCGGCTTACGCCCCACTCGCCCAGCCATTAGAATGCCCG is part of the Lysobacter firmicutimachus genome and encodes:
- a CDS encoding GH92 family glycosyl hydrolase is translated as MTRPIPSPPAPQSRSAARPWRAGFAAVLVWGACLAGPARAAPAGDAGERAYRAVDPFIGTGGEGHTYPGATVPFGMIQLSPDTEIKPRKEAYGWAAGYRYGDPTIVGFSHTHFSGTGHSDLGDVLLMPIAGEVKLERGQAQAPRSGYRSAFRHDDERAEPGYYAVTLDDYKIRAELTAGDRVGVHRYRYPAGQDAHLLIDLRTSLYDYPGKVLWSRLRLRADGTVTGFRETRGWALGRQLYFAMRFSRPLSGHAFHDTEADIVYKGFPPPGEKDPRRRAQIEGRQLVASLDFADAAGQELIVKVAISPVSEDSAIANLDAEMPGFDFDRVRAQARQRWSEALSAVELDAPEPQRKSFYTALYHSLLGPTLFMDSDGRYRGPDNAVHQARGWTNYSTFSLWDTYRALHPLLTLVQPERRNADFVNSLLAAHRHSPYGVLPVWAFHGQETWCMVGYHAVPVIADAYMKGIRGFDAGQALQAMVASADYGPYDGIAQYQQLGYVPIDEEGEAASKTLEYAYDDWTIARMAAAMGREDVAARFEQRAGNWKHAFDASTGFMRARKRDGAFREPFDPSASGYGTDYTEGNAWQYSWYVPQDVAGLAAAHGGEQKLIERLDQVFDAKVDPKIFAHMEDITGLIGWYAHGNEPSHHVAYLYAYAGQPWRSQERLRQIMASQYAPRPDGLAGNDDLGQMSAWYVFTALGFYPVAPGSNEYVIGRPFLPKATLNLPNGKRFAIVAEGLSEARPYIAGATLNGKPLDRAYLRHDEILAGGELRFVMQAEPNKQWATDPAQRPYSMSAKR